Proteins from a single region of Magnetospirillum sp. 15-1:
- a CDS encoding alpha-D-glucose phosphate-specific phosphoglucomutase: MAAVKTIVTTPFAGQKPGTSGLRKKVKVFAQEHYLENFVQAVFDTIGGEAGGDIAGKTLVLGGDGRYHNRTAIQTILKMAAASGFARVMVGKGGILSTPAASAVIRKYQTFGGIILSASHNPGGPDEDFGIKYNIPAGGPAPEAITEAIYARTGVIASYKIAEAADVDLDTLGTRILGGMEVQVFDPVADYAELMESLFDFGAIGKAFAAGFRMKFDAMHAVTGPYATEILERRLGAPKGTVMNGVPLEDFGHGHPDPNLVHAHDLVEALTGAGAPDFGAASDGDGDRNMILGRDFYVTPSDSLAVLAANATLCPGYAKGLKGIARSMPTSAAPDRVAAKLGIPAWETPTGWKFFGTLLDAGLATFCGEESFGTGSDHVREKDGLWAVLAWLNVLAVRRQSVADIVTAHWKEYGRNVYSRHDYEGIDSAAAEGLMEHLRGLSLKGRKLGAYTVAFNDDFAYTDPVDGSVSKKQGIRVVFEDGSRVVFRLSGTGTEGATLRVYIERYEPDASKHHLDPQVALADLIKIARDLAEIEARTGRKEPTVIT, encoded by the coding sequence ATGGCCGCAGTGAAGACGATCGTCACCACCCCCTTCGCCGGCCAGAAGCCCGGCACCTCGGGCCTGCGCAAGAAGGTCAAGGTCTTCGCGCAGGAACACTACCTGGAGAACTTCGTCCAGGCGGTCTTCGACACGATTGGAGGGGAAGCGGGCGGCGACATCGCCGGCAAGACCCTGGTTCTGGGCGGCGACGGCCGCTATCACAACCGCACCGCCATCCAGACCATCCTGAAGATGGCCGCCGCCAGCGGCTTCGCCCGTGTGATGGTGGGCAAAGGCGGCATCCTGTCCACCCCGGCGGCGTCGGCCGTCATCCGCAAGTACCAGACCTTCGGCGGCATCATCCTGTCGGCCAGCCACAATCCCGGTGGCCCGGACGAGGATTTCGGCATCAAGTACAATATCCCGGCCGGCGGCCCCGCCCCCGAGGCCATCACCGAGGCCATCTACGCCCGCACGGGGGTGATCGCCTCCTACAAGATCGCCGAAGCGGCGGATGTGGACCTGGATACGCTCGGCACCCGCATCCTGGGCGGCATGGAGGTGCAGGTCTTCGACCCCGTCGCCGATTATGCCGAGTTGATGGAAAGCCTGTTCGACTTCGGCGCCATCGGCAAAGCCTTCGCCGCCGGGTTCCGCATGAAGTTCGACGCCATGCACGCGGTGACCGGCCCCTACGCCACCGAAATCCTGGAGCGCCGCCTGGGCGCGCCCAAGGGCACCGTGATGAACGGCGTGCCGCTGGAGGATTTCGGCCACGGCCATCCCGACCCCAATCTGGTGCACGCCCATGATCTGGTCGAGGCGCTGACCGGCGCGGGCGCCCCCGATTTCGGTGCGGCCTCGGACGGCGACGGCGACCGCAACATGATTCTCGGCCGCGACTTTTATGTGACGCCGTCCGACTCCCTGGCGGTACTGGCCGCCAATGCCACCCTGTGCCCCGGCTATGCCAAGGGCCTGAAGGGCATCGCGCGCTCCATGCCCACCAGCGCGGCGCCTGACCGGGTGGCCGCCAAACTGGGCATTCCCGCCTGGGAGACCCCCACCGGCTGGAAGTTCTTCGGCACCCTGCTGGACGCCGGGCTTGCCACCTTCTGCGGCGAGGAAAGCTTCGGCACCGGTTCGGACCACGTGCGCGAGAAGGACGGGCTGTGGGCGGTGCTGGCCTGGCTGAACGTCCTTGCCGTACGCAGGCAGAGCGTCGCCGACATCGTCACCGCGCATTGGAAGGAATACGGCCGCAACGTCTATTCCCGCCACGATTACGAAGGCATCGACAGCGCCGCCGCCGAGGGGCTGATGGAGCATCTGCGCGGCCTGTCGCTGAAGGGCCGGAAGCTCGGCGCCTATACCGTCGCCTTCAACGACGACTTCGCCTACACCGATCCCGTCGACGGCTCGGTGTCGAAGAAGCAGGGCATCCGCGTGGTGTTCGAGGACGGCTCGCGCGTGGTCTTCCGCCTGTCGGGCACCGGCACCGAGGGCGCCACGCTCCGCGTCTACATCGAGCGCTACGAGCCCGATGCGTCCAAGCACCACCTTGATCCCCAGGTCGCCCTTGCCGACCTGATCAAGATCGCCCGCGATCTGGCCGAGATCGAAGCCCGTACCGGGCGCAAGGAACCGACGGTGATTACCTGA
- a CDS encoding STAS domain-containing protein → MNISISHQDDTLTVRLDGTMDYTVTSQMNGLITDINSITAARVVFDLARVGRVDSVGLGMLHLAKDEIVGKGRHLTLRGASGNVRRLFELTDGHSSFDFE, encoded by the coding sequence ATGAACATTTCCATCTCCCACCAGGACGATACCCTGACCGTCCGGCTCGACGGGACCATGGACTATACCGTCACCAGCCAGATGAACGGCCTGATCACCGACATCAATTCGATCACGGCGGCCCGGGTCGTCTTCGACCTGGCCAGGGTGGGACGGGTGGATTCCGTGGGATTGGGAATGCTGCATCTGGCCAAGGATGAAATCGTCGGCAAGGGACGGCACCTCACCCTGCGCGGCGCCTCGGGCAATGTGCGGCGCCTGTTCGAGTTGACCGACGGCCATTCCAGTTTCGATTTCGAATAG
- a CDS encoding acetoacetate--CoA ligase — translation MSVLLWQPSNERVEASALARFMRQADTRFHAGASDYQTLWRWSVDRPDQFWSLVWDEVGIVGDGPGGVVVDDAGRMPGARWFPEARLNFAENLLRRDDAGDAIVFWGEDKVKRRLSFADLHALVSRIQQALKAAGVGPGDRVAGYMPNMPESVAFMLAAASLGAIWSSASPDFGVQGVLDRFGQIAPRVLVAAEGYFYSGKAHDCLEKLASIVPGIPSLESVVVVPYTREAADISGLPKAVHLGDFLAPYTPRAVEFVRLPFDHPLYIMYSSGTTGAPKCIVHSAGGALIQQLKEHRLHCDVRKGDRVFYFTTCGWMMWNWLVAGLGAEATLLLYDGNPSHLGGNILFDFADAEGMTLFGTSAKWIDAIAKMGLEPIRTHSLTTVRTLCSTGSVLAPEGFDYIYGKVKADVQLASISGGTDIISCFMLGNPLAPVYRGEIQCRGLGMKVEVFDENGRSLEGEKGELVCTRAFPSMPVGFWNDDDGAKYRAAYFEKFPGIWTHGDWVELNPRTGGIIVFGRSDATLNPGGVRIGTAEIYRQVEQIDDVLESLVIGQDWQADVRVVLFVRLRDGVTLTPELEARIRKRIRDNTTPRHVPAKVVQVADIPRTKSGKIVELAVRDVVHGRAVKNKEALANPEALDLFTGRSELEE, via the coding sequence ATGTCCGTTCTGCTGTGGCAACCGTCCAACGAGCGTGTCGAAGCCTCGGCGCTTGCCCGGTTTATGCGCCAGGCCGATACCCGCTTTCACGCCGGAGCGAGCGATTACCAGACGCTGTGGCGCTGGTCGGTGGACCGCCCCGATCAGTTTTGGTCCCTGGTGTGGGACGAGGTGGGGATTGTCGGCGACGGGCCGGGCGGCGTGGTGGTGGACGATGCCGGCCGCATGCCGGGCGCCAGATGGTTCCCCGAGGCACGGCTGAACTTCGCCGAGAACCTGCTGCGGCGCGACGATGCCGGCGACGCCATCGTCTTCTGGGGCGAGGACAAGGTGAAGCGGCGGCTGTCCTTCGCCGATCTGCATGCCCTGGTGTCGCGCATCCAGCAGGCGCTGAAGGCGGCGGGAGTCGGACCGGGCGACCGGGTGGCGGGCTACATGCCCAACATGCCGGAATCGGTGGCCTTCATGCTGGCGGCGGCCAGTCTGGGCGCCATCTGGTCCTCGGCCTCGCCCGATTTCGGCGTCCAGGGCGTGCTGGACCGCTTCGGCCAGATCGCCCCCAGGGTGCTGGTGGCCGCCGAGGGCTATTTCTATTCGGGCAAGGCCCACGACTGCCTGGAAAAGCTGGCGTCCATCGTGCCGGGCATTCCCTCGCTGGAGAGCGTGGTGGTGGTGCCCTACACCCGTGAGGCGGCGGATATCTCGGGCCTGCCCAAGGCGGTGCATCTGGGCGACTTCCTGGCGCCGTATACGCCCCGCGCGGTGGAGTTCGTCCGCCTGCCCTTCGATCATCCCCTCTACATCATGTATTCGTCGGGCACCACCGGGGCGCCCAAGTGTATCGTCCACTCGGCGGGCGGGGCGCTGATCCAGCAGTTGAAGGAGCACCGGCTGCATTGCGACGTGCGCAAAGGTGACCGGGTCTTCTACTTCACCACCTGCGGCTGGATGATGTGGAACTGGCTGGTGGCCGGCCTGGGGGCCGAGGCCACCCTGCTGCTCTACGACGGTAATCCCAGCCATCTGGGCGGCAACATCCTGTTCGACTTCGCCGATGCCGAGGGCATGACCCTGTTCGGCACCTCGGCCAAGTGGATCGACGCCATCGCCAAGATGGGCCTGGAACCCATCAGGACCCACTCGCTGACGACGGTGCGCACCCTGTGCTCCACCGGCTCGGTCCTGGCGCCCGAGGGCTTCGACTACATCTACGGCAAGGTGAAGGCGGACGTGCAACTGGCCTCCATCTCGGGGGGCACCGACATCATCTCGTGCTTCATGCTGGGCAACCCGCTGGCCCCGGTCTATCGCGGCGAGATCCAGTGCCGGGGGCTCGGCATGAAGGTCGAGGTGTTCGACGAGAACGGGCGCTCGCTGGAGGGCGAGAAGGGCGAACTGGTCTGCACCCGCGCCTTCCCCTCCATGCCGGTGGGATTCTGGAACGACGATGACGGCGCCAAGTACCGTGCCGCCTATTTCGAGAAATTCCCCGGCATCTGGACCCACGGCGACTGGGTGGAGCTTAATCCCCGGACCGGCGGCATCATCGTCTTCGGCCGCTCGGACGCCACCCTCAATCCCGGCGGCGTGCGCATCGGCACCGCCGAGATCTACCGTCAGGTGGAGCAGATCGACGACGTGCTGGAAAGCCTGGTGATCGGCCAGGACTGGCAGGCCGACGTCCGCGTGGTGCTGTTCGTGCGGCTGCGCGACGGGGTGACGCTGACGCCGGAGCTGGAGGCGCGCATCAGGAAGCGCATCCGCGACAACACCACGCCGCGCCATGTGCCGGCCAAGGTGGTGCAGGTGGCCGACATTCCCCGCACCAAGTCGGGCAAGATCGTCGAACTGGCGGTCCGCGACGTGGTGCACGGCCGCGCCGTCAAGAACAAGGAGGCCCTGGCCAACCCGGAGGCGCTCGATCTGTTCACCGGCCGCTCCGAGTTGGAGGAGTGA
- the galU gene encoding UTP--glucose-1-phosphate uridylyltransferase GalU, protein MTRRVRKAVFPVGGMGTRFLPATKAMPKEMLPVVDKPLIQYAVEEAAAAGCEHFIFVTGRGKNALEDHFDHNPELERILKDRGKFDLVEAVTSWMPKSGQISYTRQSEPLGLGHAVWCARDLVADEPFAVLLPDDLILSKTACLKQMAAVHTEVGGHVVAVSDVPREHTKRYGILDVEHDNGRLARAKGLVEKPDPEVAPSTLSIIGRYILHPAVFDVLDRKEKGAGGEIQLTDAISQTIGMVPFHGLRFEGTRFDCGDKVGWLEANLAFALAREDMAEAARDLITRFHG, encoded by the coding sequence ATGACTCGTCGAGTCCGCAAGGCCGTGTTCCCCGTGGGTGGCATGGGCACCCGCTTCCTGCCCGCCACCAAGGCGATGCCCAAGGAAATGCTGCCGGTGGTGGACAAGCCGCTGATCCAGTACGCGGTGGAAGAGGCGGCCGCGGCCGGTTGCGAGCACTTCATCTTCGTCACCGGGCGCGGCAAGAACGCGCTGGAGGACCATTTCGACCACAATCCCGAGCTGGAACGCATCCTCAAGGATCGCGGCAAGTTCGATCTGGTCGAGGCGGTGACCTCGTGGATGCCCAAGTCGGGCCAGATTTCCTACACCCGCCAGTCCGAGCCCCTGGGCCTCGGCCATGCCGTGTGGTGCGCCCGCGATCTGGTGGCCGACGAGCCCTTCGCCGTGCTGCTGCCCGACGATCTGATCCTGTCCAAGACCGCCTGCCTGAAGCAGATGGCCGCCGTTCACACCGAGGTGGGCGGCCACGTGGTCGCCGTCTCCGACGTGCCGCGCGAGCACACCAAGCGCTACGGCATCCTGGACGTGGAACACGACAACGGCCGTCTGGCCCGCGCCAAGGGCCTGGTGGAAAAGCCCGATCCCGAGGTCGCTCCCTCGACGCTGTCCATCATCGGCCGCTATATCCTGCATCCGGCGGTGTTCGACGTGCTGGACAGAAAGGAGAAGGGTGCCGGCGGCGAGATCCAGCTGACCGACGCCATCAGCCAGACCATCGGCATGGTCCCCTTCCACGGCCTGCGCTTCGAGGGCACCCGCTTCGACTGCGGCGACAAGGTGGGCTGGCTGGAGGCCAATCTGGCCTTCGCCCTGGCCCGCGAGGACATGGCCGAGGCCGCCCGCGACCTGATCACCCGCTTTCACGGCTAA
- a CDS encoding UDP-glucose/GDP-mannose dehydrogenase family protein has product MRIAMIGTGYVGLVSGTCFSEFGIDVTCVDKDAGKIEKLHQNIMPIYEPGLDDMVAANVEAGRLAFTTDLKSAVRDADAVFIAVGTPSRRGDGHADLSYVYAAAEEIADAMTGYTVVVTKSTVPVGTGDEVERIIRARRPDAQFDVVSNPEFLREGSAINDFMRPDRVVIGTESDAARKVMKQLYRVLYLIETPIVFTSRRTSELIKYAGNTFLATKITFINEIADLCEKVGANVHDVAKGIGLDGRIGKKFLHPGPGYGGSCFPKDTLALVKTARDFDAPLRIVESVVAVNDARKKQMAERVVAACGGSVKGKTISVLGLTFKPNTDDMRDSPSLDIVAALVEAGAVIKAFDPEGMEEAKKLLPEGVEYCKDAYATMPGAHCAVLITEWNEFRALDLKKVKSLLAQPAIVDLRNVYVPEEMAELGFTYTSIGRP; this is encoded by the coding sequence ATGCGCATCGCCATGATCGGCACCGGCTATGTGGGCCTGGTGTCGGGGACCTGTTTCTCGGAATTCGGCATCGACGTCACCTGCGTCGACAAGGACGCCGGCAAGATCGAGAAACTGCACCAGAACATCATGCCCATCTACGAGCCGGGCCTGGACGACATGGTCGCCGCCAACGTGGAAGCCGGCCGGCTGGCCTTCACCACCGACCTCAAGTCGGCGGTCAGGGATGCCGACGCGGTGTTCATCGCGGTGGGCACGCCGTCCCGGCGCGGCGACGGCCACGCCGACCTCTCCTACGTCTACGCGGCGGCCGAGGAAATCGCCGACGCCATGACCGGCTACACCGTGGTGGTGACCAAGTCCACCGTGCCGGTGGGCACCGGCGACGAGGTGGAGCGCATCATCCGGGCGCGGCGCCCCGACGCTCAGTTCGATGTGGTCTCCAACCCGGAATTCCTGCGCGAAGGCTCGGCCATCAACGACTTCATGCGCCCCGACCGCGTGGTCATCGGCACCGAGTCCGATGCCGCCCGCAAGGTGATGAAGCAGCTCTATCGGGTGCTCTACCTGATCGAAACGCCCATCGTCTTCACCTCGCGGCGCACCTCCGAGCTGATCAAGTATGCCGGCAACACCTTCCTGGCCACCAAGATCACCTTCATCAACGAGATCGCCGATCTGTGCGAGAAGGTGGGCGCCAACGTCCACGACGTCGCCAAGGGCATCGGCCTGGACGGCCGCATCGGCAAGAAGTTCCTGCACCCCGGCCCCGGCTACGGCGGCTCGTGCTTCCCCAAGGACACCCTGGCCCTGGTCAAGACCGCCCGCGATTTCGACGCGCCGCTCCGCATCGTCGAATCGGTGGTCGCCGTCAACGACGCCCGCAAGAAGCAGATGGCCGAACGCGTGGTCGCCGCCTGCGGCGGCTCGGTGAAGGGCAAGACCATCTCGGTGCTGGGCCTGACCTTCAAGCCCAATACCGACGACATGCGCGATTCGCCGTCGCTGGATATCGTTGCCGCGCTGGTCGAGGCGGGCGCCGTCATCAAGGCCTTCGACCCCGAGGGCATGGAAGAGGCGAAGAAGCTGCTTCCCGAGGGCGTCGAGTACTGCAAGGACGCCTACGCCACCATGCCGGGCGCCCATTGCGCGGTCCTGATCACCGAATGGAACGAGTTCCGCGCCCTGGACCTCAAGAAGGTCAAGTCGCTGCTGGCCCAGCCGGCCATCGTCGACCTGCGCAACGTCTACGTTCCCGAGGAAATGGCCGAACTGGGCTTCACCTACACCAGCATCGGCCGGCCGTAA
- a CDS encoding DnaJ domain-containing protein, producing MPLRLLLAVGALLALWWGLRWWSKAPPEKAKKALIGAGLAALVIGGVALVVTGKLAGLFAILAGLSPWIGRAMRLHQLWQSIRRMTGRGAAAEAPPPSPPADAAMTRPQAYEVLGLEPGATPDEIREAHRRLMRAAHPDAGGSTWIATRLNQARDILLG from the coding sequence ATGCCCCTGCGCCTGCTTCTGGCGGTCGGCGCCCTGCTCGCCCTATGGTGGGGGTTGCGCTGGTGGTCCAAGGCGCCGCCCGAAAAAGCCAAGAAGGCACTGATCGGTGCCGGGCTCGCCGCCCTGGTGATCGGCGGCGTGGCACTGGTGGTGACCGGCAAGCTGGCCGGATTGTTCGCCATCCTGGCCGGCCTGTCGCCATGGATCGGCCGCGCCATGCGCCTGCACCAGCTCTGGCAATCCATCCGCCGCATGACCGGCCGAGGCGCCGCCGCCGAGGCGCCACCGCCCTCTCCGCCCGCCGACGCCGCCATGACCCGCCCCCAGGCCTACGAGGTGCTGGGCCTTGAGCCCGGCGCCACGCCCGATGAAATCCGCGAGGCCCATCGTCGCCTGATGCGTGCAGCCCACCCGGATGCCGGCGGCTCCACCTGGATCGCCACCCGCCTCAATCAGGCCCGCGACATCCTGCTGGGATAG